The Cyclobacteriaceae bacterium genome includes a region encoding these proteins:
- a CDS encoding ankyrin repeat domain-containing protein, with product MKKFVLILLCAISSWQLQAQNDELITASLKGDFAKVKSLVESGANVKYVDPNGNTPLGVAYFSPEIAEYLLSKGADPNGGSAPVLVSASRYYSVDVMKMALKAGADPNKPLVVKVDASAAIRKLLEDEKAKGKKANKGMVKAYEDMIAKMPAGNTTSYSALQWAVGNTNCRECIELLLNAGAKTDFKNNLTGGNIVHELESTWIPNSQRAANIQTNIPYFEKAGMGIPDWYKNLDVSKYGDMDDILTLLINKGADIEFVDNNGRTPLKDAILQPTPKEDVVMALVNHGANVKKLGMTLEDTEFTKETSTVDKVKTRYDFPREGRNSGGGGYSANMDLLKTKPKRVALISYYLYDPGKGKTKTSSTSTMTTTSVSVWRTPNEIGQAQVNGFYSKSIDALKGTFKENGIDLLTPDEFLDTDEKAEFYYGFDQESAKKEKTSIKRGAVGGIFQVAVADASTLKVSPSGKGYRSFFIANEGEDESMLANFQGGVFSANRKMSSSLGYDLAKGLGVDAVIVVYVCTRKIKIDKEDYGVNSVVTMMLGPNPGKSEETDAEAKNLGQFYCGTRTYYGTPVLFKESKGVFGQYDGMANVMKSHVEKMCRYVNGKEKDTE from the coding sequence ATGAAGAAATTTGTTTTAATTCTGCTTTGTGCCATAAGCTCCTGGCAGTTGCAAGCACAGAATGACGAGTTGATCACAGCAAGTCTCAAAGGAGATTTCGCTAAAGTAAAATCACTTGTAGAAAGTGGAGCCAACGTAAAGTATGTTGATCCCAATGGCAATACTCCGCTGGGAGTTGCCTACTTCTCACCCGAGATCGCCGAGTATCTTCTTTCCAAGGGAGCAGATCCCAATGGAGGCAGTGCTCCTGTGCTGGTGAGTGCATCACGCTATTATTCAGTTGATGTTATGAAGATGGCACTGAAAGCCGGTGCTGATCCCAACAAACCATTAGTGGTTAAAGTAGATGCCTCCGCTGCCATCCGGAAATTACTGGAAGATGAAAAGGCAAAAGGAAAGAAAGCGAACAAAGGAATGGTGAAAGCCTATGAAGACATGATCGCTAAAATGCCTGCAGGAAATACTACCAGCTATTCTGCATTGCAATGGGCGGTAGGCAACACCAATTGCCGTGAATGTATTGAGCTGCTGCTGAATGCAGGAGCAAAGACAGATTTCAAAAACAATCTTACCGGCGGAAACATCGTTCACGAACTGGAGTCAACGTGGATCCCGAACTCACAACGTGCTGCTAACATCCAAACCAACATTCCTTACTTCGAGAAAGCAGGCATGGGAATTCCTGACTGGTATAAAAATCTGGATGTTTCCAAATACGGAGACATGGATGATATCCTCACGCTCCTCATAAATAAAGGTGCAGACATCGAGTTCGTAGACAACAATGGAAGAACACCACTAAAAGATGCCATACTACAGCCAACTCCTAAGGAAGACGTGGTGATGGCGCTCGTCAATCATGGAGCCAATGTAAAGAAGCTTGGAATGACACTGGAAGACACTGAGTTCACCAAGGAAACTTCTACCGTTGATAAAGTAAAGACACGCTATGACTTTCCAAGAGAAGGCAGAAACTCGGGCGGTGGCGGTTACAGTGCCAATATGGATCTGCTGAAGACCAAACCAAAAAGAGTGGCACTCATCAGCTACTATCTGTATGATCCAGGAAAAGGCAAGACCAAAACTTCTTCTACCTCCACCATGACCACCACCAGCGTTTCTGTCTGGAGAACACCCAATGAGATCGGTCAGGCACAGGTGAACGGTTTCTATAGCAAAAGCATTGATGCATTGAAGGGAACCTTTAAAGAAAATGGAATTGACCTTCTGACTCCGGATGAATTCCTGGACACAGATGAGAAAGCTGAGTTCTATTATGGCTTTGATCAGGAGAGCGCTAAAAAGGAGAAGACATCCATCAAGCGTGGTGCTGTAGGCGGAATCTTCCAGGTGGCTGTTGCGGATGCTTCAACGCTAAAGGTTTCTCCCAGCGGAAAAGGTTATCGCTCATTCTTTATTGCGAATGAAGGTGAAGATGAATCGATGCTTGCCAACTTCCAGGGCGGTGTATTCAGTGCCAACAGAAAAATGTCTTCAAGCCTGGGCTATGATCTTGCAAAAGGTCTGGGTGTAGATGCGGTTATCGTTGTGTATGTATGCACACGAAAGATCAAGATCGACAAGGAAGACTATGGAGTCAATTCCGTTGTAACGATGATGCTGGGACCTAATCCAGGCAAGTCGGAAGAAACAGATGCTGAAGCCAAAAACCTTGGACAGTTCTATTGCGGAACAAGAACCTACTATGGCACACCTGTTCTTTTCAAAGAATCAAAAGGTGTCTTTGGGCAATATGATGGAATGGCCAATGTCATGAAGTCGCATGTTGAGAAGATGTGCCGGTATGTGAATGGAAAAGAGAAGGATACAGAATAA
- a CDS encoding ATP-binding protein has translation MAREMIDWARLEPYRSSKSKSFEQLVYQIVSRSEESANLWPIDDSGGGDGVEFFLIKPDKKETGWQVKFYDDNGRLTPSRKSKIIDSLKKALSVHPNMTTWILCTIADLTPTERNWFENVLKGKIPGNRTVKLIHWGQTEIFSFLNKPGFEGIKSHFFNSLELDHHWFNTSFEKFFHPIALKFDQDLHTVDSELEFYYTAPLLVNNIFNGRLKSYLRNLNENLEKLEDNLLQLENINDDGIAWMAVKDIFVKKGRELVAASKEAKGILDLFLLKVNPNGLQYVTVVKYQQYSALLEDLISQLNKIGFSQKIQFQKGYELQHQDDNRLDRVIRLVNSPSYHGAKIVEEIKYFFEHSKIGESKRLHILGGAGLGKTHLSIALAKEQLDKGQPAIFIPASKFNDSSSIERQILDLLDIRSNYSFKEFLDELQIKAVIHNCRIPLIFDGLNESLGVDGKFNRRWKDDLDGIEAQITAYPNLVLFTTSRTSYRKAIWERNWQINEEGFHEVYGFNDQADIQEMVGKYFSKYKIVSEITYLSLQQFRKPLLLKIFCETKNHRKQDVVHVTLGLDSIYDIFEAYISTCDVRIFEKLKEQYGPINTIKKVASKSILGIGKAFWESDIRGITFENFKLIVDAKIDEDFWKSKSKALLDEELLLLRDWADDHEYVGFTYDLMAGYVIASYLIYHYSDDINTLITSKEFHQKVLKGPANQGDPYHEDILECLSALLPKKKGVFFHDIVPKEKEYNKLFNSSVITMLSLSPSVIDANQRDLIKSIFKKRKQRGLLLRHSQETLLVPGHPLNMELWSELLRECSMRERDLLWSESLRHRDLGFYEALFKSFEITCLSSIELDELSKLKCQTIAKFLMWCFTSTKESINSGAAKSLYWYGRRFPYELVELFKSSISINDPMIFERLGSVMYGVILAKVNVMHDEFSNGLFEDLCRFIYTNLYSELAKYSTTNILINDFALNILSLGISANPTMLSDEEKARIKLPIKEVGIKKWGESKDRNKHEYREGNSLIDYFSEKNKMREFGFGDEYRPTIKYKKALSNIRWRAYQLGYDFKSFESIDTEIAQFRGYSNNSSKSVLKYGEKYTLIAFYELRGFFLSPKTLSELRYESRIDPTYPDFKPDIPIITDDFLEDKSLDMKTWLGHHALPGIQKFFKVESLKGNQGPWILIYGSHDQYDKPSNKEIYTHVQTFFIHNKDLPFVKSHLNSIKFITDITPTNRTVFHGEVPRSPIFESNNFEAHPIELRTYKGNVTQMVSKLFRAEVKLSTYSESKFWKMIKEKYSNSVILHESGYIFFTSGKNDVDPVKFEMQKAGLTQRKIPEVLERDIKEEINLEIFSPQVHINDSMAIAKEISEELDLINQPQSANLLERPSKKVASIFQFSGEETYINNEKVHFIRKDLLDRYLKAHDLTMIWNVLGERQYRVPYPTQRTKLDVEPWAKFAQSIIYVL, from the coding sequence ATGGCAAGGGAAATGATTGATTGGGCGAGACTAGAACCCTATAGGTCATCTAAGAGTAAGAGTTTTGAGCAATTAGTTTATCAAATTGTTTCAAGATCTGAAGAATCAGCTAACCTTTGGCCAATTGATGATTCCGGCGGTGGTGATGGTGTGGAGTTTTTCCTAATAAAACCTGATAAAAAGGAAACTGGATGGCAAGTAAAGTTTTATGATGATAATGGTCGATTAACCCCGTCTAGGAAGAGTAAGATAATTGACTCTCTGAAAAAGGCTCTTTCGGTTCACCCGAACATGACCACTTGGATATTGTGTACAATTGCTGACTTAACTCCAACTGAAAGAAATTGGTTTGAAAACGTTTTAAAAGGAAAAATTCCCGGCAATAGGACTGTTAAACTGATTCATTGGGGTCAAACTGAAATTTTTTCTTTTCTTAACAAACCCGGTTTTGAAGGTATAAAAAGTCACTTTTTCAATTCTCTTGAATTAGATCACCATTGGTTCAATACATCATTTGAGAAATTCTTCCATCCAATAGCTCTTAAATTTGATCAAGACCTCCATACTGTCGATTCCGAGTTAGAATTTTATTACACCGCTCCATTGTTGGTGAACAATATTTTTAATGGAAGACTAAAGAGTTATCTGAGAAATTTAAATGAAAATCTTGAAAAACTTGAGGATAATTTACTACAACTTGAAAATATTAATGATGACGGAATCGCGTGGATGGCGGTCAAAGATATTTTTGTAAAAAAAGGAAGGGAACTTGTTGCTGCCAGTAAAGAGGCAAAAGGAATTCTAGACCTATTTCTTCTAAAAGTTAATCCAAATGGCCTTCAATATGTAACAGTTGTAAAATATCAGCAATACAGTGCTCTATTAGAAGACTTAATTTCTCAATTAAACAAAATTGGATTTTCCCAAAAAATTCAATTTCAGAAGGGATATGAATTACAACATCAAGACGATAACCGTTTAGACCGGGTTATTAGACTTGTTAATTCTCCTTCCTATCATGGAGCAAAAATTGTTGAGGAAATAAAATATTTCTTTGAGCATAGTAAAATAGGAGAGTCAAAACGTCTTCATATACTTGGTGGAGCAGGTCTTGGTAAAACTCATTTGTCAATTGCCTTAGCTAAGGAACAGCTTGATAAGGGACAACCGGCAATTTTTATCCCAGCCAGCAAATTTAACGACTCGAGTTCAATCGAACGCCAAATTCTGGATTTACTTGATATTCGTAGTAACTATTCCTTCAAAGAATTTTTGGATGAGTTGCAAATTAAGGCAGTCATTCATAATTGCAGAATTCCCCTAATCTTTGATGGTCTTAATGAGTCTCTTGGTGTCGACGGTAAATTTAATCGGAGGTGGAAGGACGATCTAGATGGAATTGAGGCACAGATTACAGCTTATCCCAACCTAGTGCTGTTCACTACAAGTAGGACAAGCTATAGGAAAGCAATTTGGGAACGAAACTGGCAGATAAATGAAGAAGGCTTTCATGAAGTGTATGGATTTAATGATCAAGCTGACATTCAAGAAATGGTTGGCAAATACTTTTCGAAGTATAAAATTGTCAGTGAAATTACCTATCTGTCTTTGCAACAATTCAGGAAACCGTTACTGTTAAAAATATTTTGCGAAACTAAGAATCATCGTAAACAGGATGTTGTGCATGTAACACTTGGATTGGATTCCATATACGATATTTTCGAGGCTTATATTTCTACCTGTGATGTAAGAATTTTTGAAAAATTAAAGGAACAGTATGGGCCAATTAATACCATCAAAAAAGTTGCTTCTAAATCGATCCTAGGGATTGGCAAAGCTTTTTGGGAGAGTGACATTCGTGGAATCACATTTGAAAATTTTAAATTGATTGTGGATGCAAAAATTGATGAAGATTTTTGGAAATCGAAATCAAAGGCTTTATTAGATGAGGAGTTATTGCTGTTGAGAGACTGGGCTGACGATCATGAATATGTCGGATTTACTTACGACTTGATGGCAGGTTATGTCATTGCAAGTTATTTGATTTATCACTATTCGGATGATATAAATACACTAATTACAAGTAAGGAATTTCATCAAAAAGTTTTAAAGGGACCAGCGAATCAAGGAGACCCCTATCATGAGGACATTCTTGAGTGTCTGTCGGCACTTCTTCCGAAGAAAAAGGGAGTATTCTTCCATGATATTGTTCCGAAGGAAAAAGAATATAATAAATTATTCAATTCATCTGTGATTACGATGCTGTCGTTGTCACCATCTGTCATTGACGCTAATCAAAGAGATCTAATCAAATCTATTTTCAAAAAGAGAAAACAGAGGGGTTTATTGTTGAGGCATAGTCAGGAGACCTTACTTGTGCCTGGCCATCCGTTAAATATGGAATTGTGGTCGGAACTCCTGAGGGAATGTTCAATGCGTGAGCGTGATTTACTGTGGTCTGAATCTCTCCGTCACAGGGATCTTGGATTTTATGAAGCTCTTTTTAAGTCTTTTGAGATTACCTGTCTTAGTTCAATCGAACTTGATGAATTGTCAAAATTAAAATGCCAAACTATTGCGAAATTTTTAATGTGGTGTTTTACAAGTACAAAAGAGTCTATTAACAGCGGCGCTGCGAAAAGTCTTTATTGGTACGGTAGAAGGTTTCCGTATGAGCTTGTTGAATTATTCAAATCATCGATTTCGATAAATGATCCGATGATTTTTGAGCGTTTGGGTAGTGTGATGTATGGTGTCATTCTTGCAAAAGTTAATGTAATGCACGATGAGTTTTCAAATGGGCTATTTGAAGACCTTTGTAGGTTTATTTATACCAATCTTTACTCCGAACTTGCCAAGTATTCTACTACAAACATTTTGATTAATGATTTTGCATTAAATATTCTATCTCTGGGAATTTCTGCAAACCCTACGATGCTGAGTGATGAAGAGAAGGCACGAATTAAGCTTCCTATTAAAGAAGTTGGAATTAAGAAATGGGGTGAGTCAAAAGACAGAAATAAACACGAGTACCGCGAAGGGAATTCTTTAATCGATTATTTTTCTGAAAAGAACAAAATGCGGGAGTTTGGATTTGGTGATGAATATCGGCCAACTATAAAGTACAAGAAAGCGCTCTCTAATATTCGCTGGAGAGCGTATCAATTAGGATACGACTTTAAGTCATTTGAAAGTATCGATACTGAAATTGCACAATTTCGTGGATATAGTAACAACTCAAGTAAATCTGTGCTGAAATATGGAGAGAAATATACTCTTATTGCGTTTTATGAGTTGCGAGGTTTTTTTCTTAGTCCAAAGACTTTGAGTGAGCTTCGGTATGAATCTCGAATAGATCCTACTTATCCAGATTTTAAACCAGATATTCCGATAATAACGGATGATTTTCTGGAAGATAAGTCACTGGATATGAAAACTTGGTTAGGTCATCACGCATTACCAGGAATCCAAAAATTTTTTAAAGTGGAGAGCTTGAAAGGAAATCAGGGACCTTGGATTTTAATTTATGGGAGCCATGACCAGTATGACAAACCTAGCAACAAAGAAATTTACACTCACGTGCAGACGTTTTTCATTCATAATAAAGACCTTCCTTTTGTAAAGAGCCACCTTAATTCCATTAAATTCATTACTGATATAACGCCAACAAACAGAACAGTATTCCATGGGGAAGTCCCTAGATCTCCAATTTTTGAATCAAATAATTTTGAAGCGCACCCCATTGAATTGAGAACCTATAAAGGAAATGTGACGCAAATGGTCAGTAAACTATTTCGTGCCGAGGTTAAATTGTCCACATACTCTGAATCAAAATTTTGGAAGATGATAAAGGAAAAGTATAGTAACTCGGTGATCTTGCACGAGAGTGGTTACATATTTTTTACTTCAGGAAAAAATGATGTAGACCCTGTAAAATTTGAAATGCAAAAGGCTGGCTTAACACAGCGGAAAATTCCGGAGGTTTTGGAAAGGGATATTAAGGAAGAAATTAACCTAGAAATATTTTCTCCCCAGGTTCACATAAATGATTCCATGGCAATTGCTAAAGAAATTTCCGAAGAATTGGATTTGATTAATCAGCCACAAAGTGCGAATCTTTTGGAAAGACCTTCGAAAAAAGTGGCCTCTATTTTTCAATTCTCGGGTGAAGAAACCTACATAAATAATGAGAAAGTGCATTTTATAAGAAAAGATTTACTAGATCGTTACTTGAAAGCCCATGATTTAACAATGATTTGGAATGTATTGGGAGAACGTCAATATCGAGTTCCCTATCCAACTCAAAGAACTAAATTAGATGTCGAGCCTTGGGCAAAGTTTGCTCAAAGTATTATTTATGTCCTTTAG
- a CDS encoding metallophosphoesterase family protein: MKIGLLSDTHSYLDPKVFEYFKECDEIWHAGDIGDPAVIDALENFKPVRAVYGNIDDKNLQIRFPEDLWFECEGTKIWMTHIGGAPPNYNPRVKKILKEKTPDIFICGHSHILRVKKDDRYNMLYINPGAAGNHGFHRMKTLIRMEITTGKVSRMEVIELGLRGQG; this comes from the coding sequence ATGAAAATAGGGCTCCTCTCTGATACTCACTCCTACCTCGACCCCAAAGTCTTTGAGTATTTTAAAGAGTGTGATGAGATCTGGCATGCGGGGGATATCGGTGATCCTGCTGTGATTGATGCACTGGAGAACTTTAAGCCAGTCCGGGCTGTCTATGGTAACATTGATGACAAAAATCTGCAGATCCGTTTTCCGGAAGATCTTTGGTTCGAGTGTGAAGGCACGAAGATCTGGATGACTCACATTGGTGGAGCTCCGCCTAACTACAATCCACGTGTAAAGAAGATTCTTAAAGAAAAGACACCGGATATTTTCATTTGCGGGCATTCACACATTCTGCGTGTTAAGAAAGATGATCGTTATAATATGTTGTATATCAATCCGGGTGCGGCAGGCAATCATGGGTTTCACAGGATGAAGACGTTGATCAGGATGGAGATTACGACTGGTAAGGTTTCGAGGATGGAAGTGATTGAGCTTGGGCTGCGCGGGCAAGGTTGA
- a CDS encoding sigma-54-dependent Fis family transcriptional regulator — translation MIDDDEDVLLAAKMLLKKYNYQIIIEKNPNKIPFLLNNDTYDVILLDMNFSKDTTSGKEGFEWLGKIKEKDPQAVVIMITAFGDVEMAVRALKDGATDFILKPWQNEKLIATISTAIKLKKSYNEVDKLRKAKQMLEEQISQPFRDIIGNSDAMQEVYTLIDRVAKTDANVLILGENGTGKELIARAIHQKSLRSDNSFVAVDMGAITETLFESELFGHKKGAFTDAREDRPGRFELANDGTLFLDEIGNLSLNLQSKLLSALQSRKVTRVGSNNSVDVDIRLICATNMPIEQMVKEGKFRQDLLYRINTVEVHIPPLADRVDDIVMLANHFLDHYSKKYRKEVLTIASDAVTKLKKYAWPGNVRELQHSIERAVIMADSATLQETDFLFSRKSDSSANADTLKLDEVEKAAVVKALQLHNGNISKAADELGLTRASLYRRMEKYGL, via the coding sequence ATGATCGATGACGATGAGGATGTTCTCCTCGCCGCCAAAATGCTGCTTAAGAAATACAACTACCAGATCATCATCGAGAAGAATCCCAACAAGATCCCTTTCTTATTAAACAACGATACGTACGATGTCATCCTGCTTGACATGAACTTCAGCAAGGATACTACCAGCGGTAAAGAAGGTTTCGAATGGCTCGGAAAAATAAAAGAGAAAGATCCTCAGGCCGTCGTCATCATGATCACTGCCTTCGGTGATGTGGAGATGGCCGTGCGTGCCCTGAAAGATGGCGCCACCGATTTCATCTTAAAGCCATGGCAGAATGAAAAACTCATCGCCACGATCTCTACCGCCATCAAGTTAAAGAAATCATACAACGAGGTTGACAAGCTCCGCAAAGCCAAGCAGATGCTGGAAGAGCAGATCAGTCAGCCGTTCCGTGACATCATTGGAAACAGCGATGCCATGCAGGAGGTGTACACGCTCATCGACCGTGTTGCCAAGACCGACGCCAACGTTCTCATCCTCGGAGAGAACGGTACCGGAAAAGAACTCATCGCACGCGCCATTCACCAGAAGTCATTGAGAAGTGACAACTCTTTTGTCGCGGTCGACATGGGTGCCATCACTGAAACTCTTTTTGAAAGTGAACTCTTCGGTCATAAGAAAGGTGCCTTCACCGATGCCCGTGAAGATCGTCCCGGAAGATTTGAGCTTGCCAACGATGGTACATTGTTCCTGGATGAGATCGGAAACCTTAGCCTGAATCTCCAGAGTAAATTATTGAGTGCTTTGCAGTCGCGGAAAGTAACACGTGTCGGATCCAACAATTCGGTAGACGTGGATATCCGGTTGATCTGTGCCACCAACATGCCGATTGAGCAGATGGTGAAAGAGGGGAAATTCAGACAGGATCTTTTATACAGAATTAATACTGTTGAAGTGCACATCCCTCCTCTCGCGGATCGTGTCGATGATATTGTTATGCTGGCCAATCACTTCCTGGATCACTATTCAAAGAAATACAGAAAGGAAGTATTGACGATTGCGTCGGATGCAGTGACCAAGCTTAAGAAATATGCCTGGCCGGGAAATGTTCGCGAGCTTCAGCATTCTATTGAGCGCGCTGTGATCATGGCGGACTCTGCGACGCTACAAGAGACTGACTTTCTTTTCAGTCGCAAGTCGGACTCTTCTGCCAATGCAGACACCCTCAAGCTGGATGAAGTGGAAAAGGCAGCGGTGGTAAAAGCATTGCAGCTTCACAATGGAAATATTTCGAAGGCTGCCGATGAGTTGGGGTTAACCCGCGCGTCGCTTTACCGTAGAATGGAGAAGTACGGACTTTGA
- a CDS encoding FtsX-like permease family protein codes for MIKNYLVLFIRNLERQRLFSFINLLGLTVSIASTMLIYLYIRHEFSYDGFHKDVDRIYRVNQTFIWGDGDNHQFSSTGPGVAMALKEELPEMELLTSIHTPGNFVVSYTDAANEVIAFEEERVLAADTNFFKMFSFPLIQGDANSALRQTNTLVMTESTAKKYFNDENPIGKLVRLGKADNQKTYEVTGVVKDTPENSYIEFDILLSMEGFGLEKRHWSWIWTQLETYIKVAPGTNIENTKAKLALIPRKHAETSIRAAMNMSYDEYVKSGKKWELFLQPMTSIHLPEEIVYNRLNDSGNIKILYSLMGAVAFIVLLSCVNFMNLSTAQFTRRIKEASIRKIMGLGRAQLSFNYLLEALIFCGIALFISLGIAQLLLPGFNAIVGKSLQMNLFSDPVLMIALISLILFMALISGSYPAIFLSAFNPVEAMKGKMKTGGGKAFRNGLVIFQFSVSIVLILCTSVVFQQLKFVSETDLGFNKENLMVIEHVENVGDGEAFAKAALNIPGVVSSSWCTSVPPTIFGGDSFTAEGTNQKTLPLNFTTGDENYIPTLGIKMKVGRNFQADIPGDVKRLILNETAVREIGWNVDESVIGKRITKPGENDVYEIAGVVEDFHYWSLESPIEPMAIFHIKSPVLGAGNTKYVTLRIGAQSAEEWESTMAAAEKLWKTHANGLPFQYSFIDQKFADSFRTQQQFAKTLTVMATLAILIAALGLLGMIIYTLEQKTKEIGIRKVSGASVWNILTLISRGYTHLIVIAFIIGAPLSYWMMTQWLQDFAYRVPISLWIFAWTGVGTLMVAIVITSYHSVKAALTNPVTVLRDE; via the coding sequence ATGATCAAGAACTACCTCGTCCTCTTCATCCGCAACCTCGAACGACAACGTCTCTTCTCTTTCATCAACCTCCTGGGACTCACCGTCAGCATCGCCAGCACTATGCTGATCTATCTATACATCCGTCATGAATTTTCATACGACGGGTTTCATAAAGATGTCGATCGTATCTATCGCGTCAACCAGACGTTCATCTGGGGCGATGGTGATAATCATCAGTTCTCTTCCACCGGTCCCGGCGTCGCCATGGCGCTCAAAGAAGAACTTCCCGAAATGGAACTGCTCACCAGCATTCACACTCCCGGCAACTTTGTTGTATCCTATACCGACGCTGCCAATGAGGTGATAGCATTCGAGGAAGAAAGAGTTCTTGCCGCCGATACCAACTTCTTCAAGATGTTCAGCTTCCCTTTGATACAAGGGGATGCCAACTCAGCATTACGTCAGACCAACACGCTCGTGATGACGGAGTCTACTGCTAAAAAATATTTCAATGATGAGAACCCCATCGGCAAGCTGGTGCGTCTCGGTAAAGCCGACAACCAGAAGACCTACGAAGTCACCGGTGTCGTAAAAGATACTCCCGAAAATTCTTACATCGAATTTGATATTCTTTTGTCCATGGAAGGTTTCGGTCTCGAGAAACGTCACTGGAGCTGGATATGGACGCAGCTTGAAACGTATATTAAAGTTGCTCCCGGAACCAACATCGAAAACACCAAAGCAAAGCTTGCCCTCATTCCGCGCAAGCATGCCGAGACGTCCATTCGTGCTGCTATGAATATGTCGTACGACGAGTATGTGAAGTCGGGAAAGAAATGGGAGCTGTTCCTGCAACCCATGACCAGCATTCACCTTCCGGAAGAAATTGTTTACAATAGATTGAATGATTCAGGCAACATCAAAATACTGTACTCTCTGATGGGAGCGGTAGCATTCATTGTATTGTTGTCGTGCGTCAACTTTATGAATTTGTCTACGGCACAGTTTACGAGACGAATCAAAGAGGCAAGCATCCGCAAGATCATGGGACTCGGTCGTGCACAGCTGAGCTTCAACTATCTCCTGGAAGCGTTGATATTCTGTGGGATCGCATTATTTATTTCACTGGGCATTGCGCAGCTGCTGCTTCCTGGCTTCAATGCCATCGTGGGAAAATCCCTGCAGATGAATCTGTTCAGCGATCCTGTATTGATGATCGCACTGATCTCTTTGATTCTCTTCATGGCGCTGATCTCGGGAAGTTACCCGGCGATATTCCTCAGCGCTTTCAATCCTGTGGAAGCAATGAAAGGAAAGATGAAGACCGGTGGTGGTAAAGCATTCCGCAACGGACTGGTGATCTTTCAGTTCAGCGTTTCAATTGTATTGATATTATGTACGTCGGTGGTATTCCAGCAGCTGAAGTTTGTTTCTGAAACAGATCTTGGTTTCAACAAGGAGAATCTGATGGTGATCGAGCATGTTGAGAATGTCGGCGATGGTGAAGCCTTTGCGAAAGCGGCTCTCAATATCCCCGGTGTTGTCAGCAGTTCCTGGTGCACGTCGGTGCCGCCAACGATCTTTGGTGGTGACAGCTTTACAGCAGAAGGGACCAATCAGAAGACTCTTCCCTTGAACTTCACCACCGGCGACGAGAACTATATTCCAACGCTGGGTATAAAGATGAAAGTGGGCCGCAACTTTCAGGCAGACATTCCGGGAGATGTGAAGAGATTGATCCTGAATGAAACTGCGGTGAGAGAGATCGGATGGAATGTGGATGAATCCGTTATCGGAAAGAGAATTACCAAGCCGGGTGAGAATGATGTGTATGAGATCGCGGGAGTGGTGGAAGACTTTCACTACTGGTCGCTGGAGAGCCCGATAGAACCGATGGCGATCTTTCATATAAAGAGTCCGGTGCTCGGTGCGGGTAATACAAAGTATGTAACACTCCGCATCGGAGCGCAAAGTGCAGAGGAGTGGGAGAGTACGATGGCAGCGGCAGAGAAACTCTGGAAGACCCATGCGAATGGATTGCCATTCCAGTATTCATTCATTGATCAGAAGTTCGCGGATTCATTCAGAACACAACAGCAATTTGCGAAGACATTAACGGTGATGGCGACGCTGGCGATATTGATTGCAGCGCTGGGATTGCTGGGCATGATCATCTATACGCTGGAGCAGAAGACGAAGGAGATCGGTATCAGAAAAGTTTCGGGAGCATCGGTGTGGAACATATTGACATTGATCTCACGCGGATACACGCATCTGATCGTAATAGCATTTATCATTGGCGCGCCTCTATCATATTGGATGATGACGCAGTGGTTGCAGGATTTTGCATACCGGGTTCCGATCTCGCTGTGGATCTTTGCCTGGACGGGAGTGGGAACGCTGATGGTGGCGATTGTGATTACGAGCTATCATTCGGTGAAGGCGGCGTTGACCAATCCTGTGACGGTGTTGAGGGATGAATAG
- a CDS encoding VOC family protein, with protein sequence MKNENSSSSKAVSAIPKGFHTVTPFLVINDAPKVIEFIKKAFDGTEDFKLMTDDNQVMHCSMRIGDSNIMIADAMDSMPEQRAMLFLYVDDVDRVYKKAIAAKGESVRDVRNEFYGDRAGAVKDPSGLTWWIATHVEDVSDEELRKRSKEAEDQMKKAEPMEH encoded by the coding sequence ATGAAAAACGAAAATAGCAGCAGCTCCAAAGCGGTCAGTGCGATTCCAAAAGGATTTCATACCGTTACCCCATTTCTCGTGATCAACGATGCACCCAAGGTGATTGAATTTATAAAGAAGGCATTTGATGGTACGGAAGATTTCAAGCTGATGACGGACGACAACCAGGTCATGCATTGCTCGATGCGCATTGGTGATTCCAACATCATGATCGCCGATGCGATGGACTCAATGCCGGAACAACGGGCGATGCTCTTCTTATATGTTGATGATGTTGATAGAGTGTACAAGAAAGCCATTGCCGCGAAGGGTGAATCCGTGCGCGACGTCCGCAACGAATTCTATGGCGACCGTGCCGGAGCAGTGAAAGATCCGAGCGGTCTCACGTGGTGGATAGCGACTCACGTTGAAGATGTGAGCGATGAAGAACTAAGGAAGAGAAGTAAAGAAGCCGAGGACCAGATGAAGAAGGCTGAGCCGATGGAGCATTAG